One genomic region from Thermoleptolyngbya sichuanensis A183 encodes:
- a CDS encoding J domain-containing protein, translating to MNPKSLRVTTAIKSEHLEGAIADLAGRYLRATKSGARVVTQPTEFPVSSYCVPLLDDWHSGKVGYTPGSITLVFSGGRLDEAADLLIYKPEGGDRLLYGNPSASRRESQLPLPLGSVTDNPAQASAGKGDRPRSGAASDDLGRQVQALSDILVELTEHQRAVESRLRERAGSVVDSASNSASNSASNSVSNSASNGSADGLSASQIQKLLEAQAASFAQMLASQIAATTRHIGQRLDQIQTQLEQIQAQLDLPEELADPQTEADWQQRIQVTWGTVGDYEQYSASHREANAETPLFHTPDWVALCELDWARRLHPVLAQLHQMIHGEEGIGYAGADVLQQFGCHVDARTGDRYYIYKLGGFSAYDALWQTATHPQQSWLPALQRLRKKAARFPDVFHLFGWEPEAIAALDTVVERLLREKQSAGQHSAGSSYGSPNYAKRPGNTIPDYLALLNLGPFTPLTPESLKRAYKQAMKTAHPDTGGSKELAQRVNEAYEAVLRHYFPSA from the coding sequence ATGAATCCTAAATCGCTGCGGGTGACGACCGCGATTAAATCCGAGCATCTGGAAGGGGCGATCGCCGATCTGGCGGGGCGCTATTTGCGGGCGACCAAAAGTGGGGCGCGAGTGGTGACGCAGCCGACGGAGTTTCCCGTTTCGTCCTACTGTGTGCCACTGTTGGACGATTGGCACAGCGGCAAGGTGGGCTATACGCCAGGCAGCATCACGCTGGTCTTTAGCGGCGGAAGGCTAGACGAGGCAGCCGACCTGCTGATTTACAAGCCGGAGGGGGGCGATCGCCTGCTCTATGGCAACCCGTCTGCCAGCCGCCGCGAGTCGCAATTGCCGCTGCCACTGGGCAGTGTGACTGACAACCCCGCACAAGCCAGTGCAGGAAAGGGCGATCGCCCCCGATCGGGAGCAGCCTCCGATGACCTGGGACGGCAAGTGCAGGCCCTCAGCGATATTTTGGTGGAATTGACCGAACATCAGCGGGCGGTAGAAAGTCGCTTGCGGGAGAGGGCAGGCAGCGTCGTAGACAGCGCTTCAAACAGTGCTTCAAACAGTGCTTCAAACAGTGTTTCAAACAGCGCTTCAAACGGTTCCGCCGACGGACTTTCTGCCTCGCAAATTCAAAAACTGCTGGAGGCCCAGGCAGCCAGCTTTGCCCAGATGCTTGCTAGCCAGATAGCCGCCACCACGCGCCACATTGGGCAACGGCTCGACCAGATTCAGACGCAGCTTGAGCAAATCCAGGCCCAGCTTGACCTGCCCGAAGAGTTGGCCGACCCGCAGACCGAGGCAGACTGGCAGCAGCGCATCCAGGTGACTTGGGGCACAGTGGGTGACTATGAGCAATACAGCGCTAGCCACCGTGAAGCCAACGCCGAAACGCCCCTGTTCCACACGCCGGATTGGGTAGCGTTGTGCGAGTTGGACTGGGCTCGGCGGCTGCATCCCGTGTTGGCACAACTGCACCAGATGATCCACGGTGAGGAGGGCATTGGCTATGCTGGGGCGGACGTGTTGCAGCAGTTTGGCTGTCATGTTGATGCACGCACGGGCGATCGCTATTACATCTACAAGCTGGGCGGGTTCAGCGCCTACGACGCGCTCTGGCAAACGGCGACACACCCCCAGCAATCCTGGCTGCCCGCATTGCAGCGCCTCCGCAAAAAAGCCGCCCGCTTCCCCGATGTGTTTCACTTGTTTGGCTGGGAACCAGAGGCGATCGCCGCCCTCGATACCGTGGTCGAGCGGCTGTTGCGAGAAAAACAGTCGGCGGGGCAACACTCGGCCGGTTCGAGCTATGGCAGTCCCAACTATGCCAAGCGCCCCGGCAACACGATTCCTGACTATTTAGCGCTGCTGAATCTGGGCCCGTTTACGCCGCTCACCCCCGAATCGCTCAAACGCGCCTACAAACAGGCGATGAAAACGGCACACCCCGACACGGGGGGCAGCAAGGAACTGGCCCAGCGGGTGAATGAAGCCTACGAAGCGGTGCTGCGGCATTACTTTCCTAGTGCTTGA
- a CDS encoding TonB family protein — MSRLRRYRSRVMTRQRKHLVLYVTAAAAFHAGAVTAGWVAWQLPEPPQVEPPSPAQPIEFVYLDAPETGAVEAALRRAQVSQKATGEKVDVLPTNAGKAVEFQKDAVTLAGSKGTALDEGTAAIAPAEDQSEKALLQPAAHASRPAIAPAAPAPAPSPIREAIPAEIAPSAAPAPRPPTPPPPVASPSPAATPVAATPAAPPPNGLPALSPAPFVPPEPIPAPLARPPLPPPQPLWEAALPPPPDFSPVSPQPPQPLPEVVVAGNPAAAPPPPGQGLDGIANPDRTTANPLANPPGLSAQRDPAWGEYVNQLNRDVQEVWQQVPIDRPYRVIVRLTLDRAGNLLDLQLAEPSGFADADAAAIAAVQQSAPFEPFPVTATRDRIRVNLTFNYNLVEPGAAARDPGAKE, encoded by the coding sequence ATGAGCCGACTAAGGCGCTATCGGTCGCGGGTGATGACGCGCCAACGCAAGCATTTGGTCTTATACGTCACGGCGGCGGCGGCGTTTCATGCGGGTGCGGTGACCGCAGGCTGGGTCGCGTGGCAACTGCCGGAGCCGCCACAGGTCGAGCCGCCCAGCCCTGCCCAGCCGATCGAGTTTGTTTACCTGGATGCTCCTGAAACGGGAGCGGTAGAAGCTGCGCTGCGCCGCGCCCAAGTGTCTCAGAAAGCGACTGGCGAAAAGGTGGACGTTTTACCTACCAATGCGGGCAAGGCTGTGGAGTTTCAGAAGGATGCGGTGACGCTGGCAGGCAGCAAGGGGACTGCGCTGGATGAAGGAACTGCGGCGATCGCCCCCGCGGAAGATCAGTCCGAAAAAGCCCTGCTGCAACCCGCTGCCCATGCCAGCCGCCCAGCGATCGCTCCTGCCGCGCCTGCCCCGGCTCCCAGCCCGATTCGTGAAGCGATCCCTGCGGAAATTGCCCCATCCGCTGCTCCGGCTCCCCGCCCGCCCACCCCTCCCCCGCCCGTTGCCTCTCCCAGCCCTGCGGCTACGCCAGTGGCGGCGACTCCGGCGGCTCCGCCCCCCAACGGTTTGCCCGCGCTGAGTCCGGCTCCCTTTGTGCCGCCAGAACCGATTCCCGCGCCCCTGGCCCGGCCGCCATTGCCGCCACCCCAGCCGCTCTGGGAAGCCGCACTGCCGCCCCCGCCAGACTTTTCGCCTGTCTCGCCTCAGCCGCCCCAGCCCTTGCCGGAAGTGGTCGTTGCTGGCAACCCTGCGGCTGCACCGCCTCCACCAGGTCAGGGACTAGACGGCATCGCCAACCCAGACCGCACGACGGCCAATCCGCTTGCCAATCCGCCCGGACTCTCCGCCCAGCGCGACCCTGCGTGGGGCGAGTACGTTAACCAACTCAACCGGGACGTGCAGGAAGTTTGGCAGCAAGTGCCCATCGATCGCCCCTACCGCGTGATTGTTCGGCTCACCCTAGATCGCGCAGGCAACCTGCTCGACTTGCAGCTTGCGGAACCCTCTGGCTTTGCCGATGCCGATGCTGCTGCGATCGCCGCTGTGCAGCAGTCCGCCCCGTTTGAGCCGTTTCCTGTCACCGCCACGCGCGATCGCATCCGCGTCAACCTCACGTTTAACTACAATTTGGTGGAACCAGGAGCGGCGGCCCGCGATCCAGGCGCTAAAGAATGA
- the petN gene encoding cytochrome b6-f complex subunit PetN, which yields MDILTLGWVSLLVLFTFSISLVVWGRNGF from the coding sequence ATGGATATTTTGACGTTGGGATGGGTTTCTTTGCTGGTTCTATTCACGTTTTCAATCTCGCTGGTGGTTTGGGGGCGCAACGGTTTCTAA
- a CDS encoding primary-amine oxidase → MTTTRETLTSPNPQAGALHPLEPLTAAEINQAVSLLRQQKNVGDGFRFPSVTLHEPPKALVQAYQPGDRFEREVAVILLDNATGQTYEAIVSLTQGHVTSWRQVPGVQPNIMADELVECEAVVKAHPDFHAALAKRGITDLDLVMVDPWAPGNFGFEHEKGIRFSRCICYLRATPDSNAYARPIDGLIPVVDLNKMALIRIEDLGVVSVPPEPGEYEARFMPEFRKDIKPLHITQPEGPSFQVNGHHIRWQKWDFRIGFTPREGLVLYCVSYEDQGRLRPILHRASMAEMVVPYGDPRPQHYRKNAFDVGEHGVGLLANSLKLGCDCVGEIYYFDGVLTNSRGEVSVIENAICLHEEDFGMLWKHTDWRRESVEVRRSRRLAISFIATVDNYEYAFFWYFYQDGSIQFEVKLTGILLCAALANTPKYGTLVAPELNATNHQHFFCMRLDFDLDGTANSVYEVNTEAEPMGPENPMGNAFYAVSTLLATEQQAQRLIDPFTARYWKVVNPNVTNRLGQPVGFKLAPGENVLPFAHPDSPIMKRAGFMGKHLWVTPYDPAERYPAGDYPNQHPGSQGLPQWTQANRSIENTDVVVWYNFGHHHIPRPEDWPVMPTAYSGFMLKPVGFFDCNPALDVPPSEPKHACH, encoded by the coding sequence ATGACGACAACCCGCGAAACGCTGACTTCTCCTAACCCTCAGGCAGGGGCATTGCATCCCTTAGAACCGCTGACCGCTGCTGAAATTAACCAGGCGGTTTCCCTGCTTCGGCAGCAAAAAAACGTGGGCGACGGTTTTCGGTTTCCCTCGGTGACGCTACATGAACCGCCCAAGGCGTTGGTGCAGGCCTATCAACCGGGCGATCGCTTTGAGCGAGAAGTCGCCGTTATCTTGCTGGACAATGCCACGGGGCAAACCTACGAGGCCATCGTTTCCCTCACCCAGGGGCATGTCACCTCCTGGAGGCAGGTGCCGGGAGTGCAGCCTAACATCATGGCCGACGAACTGGTGGAGTGCGAAGCGGTGGTCAAGGCCCATCCCGACTTTCACGCAGCGCTGGCAAAGCGGGGCATCACTGACTTGGATCTGGTGATGGTCGATCCGTGGGCACCGGGCAACTTTGGCTTTGAACACGAAAAGGGCATCCGCTTTTCACGCTGCATCTGCTATCTCCGCGCCACACCCGACAGCAATGCCTACGCCCGCCCCATCGATGGGCTAATTCCCGTGGTGGATTTGAACAAGATGGCGCTAATCCGCATCGAGGATCTGGGCGTGGTGTCTGTGCCGCCAGAGCCGGGGGAATACGAAGCCCGCTTCATGCCAGAGTTTCGCAAAGATATTAAGCCGCTGCACATTACTCAGCCCGAAGGGCCCAGCTTTCAGGTCAACGGGCACCACATCCGCTGGCAAAAATGGGACTTTCGCATTGGCTTTACCCCCCGCGAGGGGCTGGTGCTGTATTGCGTCAGCTACGAAGATCAGGGGCGGCTGCGGCCGATTCTCCATCGCGCTTCGATGGCAGAAATGGTTGTGCCCTATGGCGACCCGCGCCCGCAGCACTATCGCAAAAACGCCTTTGACGTGGGCGAACATGGCGTGGGACTGCTGGCCAATTCCCTCAAGCTGGGCTGCGACTGTGTGGGCGAGATTTACTATTTTGACGGCGTGCTGACCAATAGCCGGGGCGAGGTGTCGGTGATTGAAAACGCCATCTGCTTGCACGAAGAAGACTTTGGAATGCTCTGGAAGCATACCGACTGGCGGAGGGAGAGCGTGGAAGTGCGGCGATCGCGCCGTCTGGCCATTTCCTTCATCGCCACGGTAGACAACTACGAATACGCCTTTTTCTGGTACTTCTATCAGGACGGCAGCATTCAGTTTGAGGTCAAGCTAACGGGCATTCTGCTTTGCGCGGCGCTGGCGAATACCCCGAAATATGGCACGCTGGTTGCCCCAGAGCTAAACGCTACCAACCATCAGCACTTTTTCTGTATGCGGCTGGACTTTGACCTGGATGGCACAGCCAACTCTGTTTACGAAGTCAACACCGAAGCCGAGCCGATGGGCCCCGAAAATCCAATGGGCAATGCGTTCTATGCTGTCTCAACGCTGCTGGCAACCGAGCAGCAGGCCCAACGCCTGATCGACCCCTTCACTGCCCGCTACTGGAAAGTGGTGAACCCCAACGTCACAAACCGCCTGGGGCAACCCGTCGGCTTTAAGCTTGCGCCCGGAGAAAACGTGCTGCCCTTTGCCCATCCTGACTCGCCTATCATGAAGCGGGCTGGCTTTATGGGCAAGCACCTGTGGGTCACGCCCTACGACCCGGCCGAGCGCTATCCCGCTGGCGACTATCCCAACCAGCACCCCGGCAGCCAGGGCTTGCCCCAATGGACGCAGGCCAATCGCTCGATCGAAAATACCGACGTGGTGGTTTGGTATAACTTTGGACACCACCACATTCCCCGCCCTGAAGATTGGCCCGTCATGCCCACGGCCTACTCTGGCTTTATGCTAAAGCCCGTCGGCTTTTTTGATTGCAACCCAGCGCTGGACGTGCCGCCCTCTGAGCCCAAGCACGCTTGTCATTAA
- a CDS encoding response regulator, whose product MQLQLNQSYVLVLDKPSDELRRLESQLARLHCPVVVTNSAVQMMLRVSQSPPSLVILVGGDRRWSEVLVKQLRNNANARHTTIVTLTDHHAPSWLHQEENPGFDGFLVKPLTADVLMSLVQSAWARQSVGSAS is encoded by the coding sequence ATGCAACTGCAACTCAACCAGAGCTATGTCTTGGTGTTGGATAAGCCGTCCGACGAACTCCGCAGACTGGAATCTCAGCTTGCTCGGTTGCACTGTCCCGTTGTGGTGACGAACTCAGCCGTGCAGATGATGCTACGGGTCAGCCAATCGCCGCCGTCTCTGGTGATTTTGGTGGGGGGCGATCGCCGCTGGTCTGAAGTGTTGGTGAAACAACTCCGCAACAACGCCAACGCCCGCCACACCACCATCGTCACGCTGACCGATCACCACGCACCCAGTTGGCTACATCAAGAAGAAAATCCGGGCTTTGATGGGTTTCTGGTTAAACCGCTGACGGCCGATGTGCTGATGTCGCTAGTCCAGTCGGCCTGGGCGCGGCAAAGCGTCGGCTCTGCAAGCTAG
- a CDS encoding DedA family protein encodes MSLELLSLEALENLAHEYGYWVVFLGIMLENTGVPLPGETITLVGGFLAGSDELNYWLVLASATAGAVLGDNFGYWIGYFGGWPLLVRAGRVFRIEESRLLAVRTQFSENAARAVIFGRFLALLRIFAGPLAGIAQMPYPQFLLCNLIGALSWASVMVTLAFFVGKLIPLEQLVTIVGQFAVVALLLFCAAIALPIWLEHRANQELEG; translated from the coding sequence ATGTCGCTTGAGCTGTTATCGCTAGAGGCCCTGGAAAATCTTGCACATGAGTATGGCTATTGGGTCGTGTTTTTGGGCATCATGCTCGAAAATACAGGTGTGCCGCTGCCAGGGGAGACAATTACGCTGGTGGGCGGGTTTTTGGCAGGCAGCGATGAGCTAAATTACTGGCTGGTCTTGGCCAGCGCAACGGCCGGGGCTGTGCTAGGCGACAATTTTGGCTACTGGATTGGATATTTTGGGGGCTGGCCGCTGCTGGTGCGGGCGGGTCGCGTGTTTCGCATTGAGGAATCCAGGCTGCTAGCAGTCCGCACGCAGTTTAGCGAGAATGCCGCTAGAGCCGTGATCTTTGGGCGATTTCTGGCGCTGCTGCGAATTTTTGCCGGGCCCCTAGCAGGCATTGCACAAATGCCCTATCCCCAGTTTTTGCTGTGCAACCTGATCGGGGCGCTGTCCTGGGCTTCGGTGATGGTGACGCTGGCTTTCTTTGTGGGGAAGCTGATTCCCCTGGAGCAATTGGTAACCATAGTGGGGCAGTTTGCGGTGGTGGCGCTGCTGCTGTTCTGTGCGGCGATCGCCCTCCCCATCTGGCTAGAACACCGCGCCAACCAGGAGCTTGAAGGCTAA
- a CDS encoding porin family protein has product MKLSLKSIATVSALSAVAAVPMLLSASPASAQMAGNYIGAGIAAGVTEDAAGDTSFGANVQGRFDVPVAPISVRGAALISDSVALMPLVTYDIGIAPGANLYVGGGYSFVTDEGRSTPLGDRSAPVATVGVEAAIRRNIVLYGDAKVGFDAYRNSNDAAVSLQVGAAYRF; this is encoded by the coding sequence ATGAAACTCTCTCTGAAATCGATTGCTACCGTTTCTGCTCTGTCGGCTGTTGCTGCGGTTCCCATGCTGCTCTCTGCCAGCCCTGCTTCGGCCCAAATGGCTGGCAACTACATCGGCGCGGGTATTGCTGCGGGCGTGACCGAAGATGCCGCTGGCGACACCTCCTTCGGGGCAAACGTTCAAGGACGCTTTGACGTGCCTGTAGCGCCTATCTCGGTGCGTGGTGCAGCGCTGATCAGTGATTCTGTGGCGCTCATGCCCCTGGTGACGTATGACATCGGCATTGCTCCTGGCGCTAACCTCTACGTCGGCGGCGGCTACTCTTTCGTGACGGATGAGGGCCGGTCTACCCCGCTGGGCGATCGCAGCGCTCCGGTGGCCACGGTGGGCGTGGAAGCCGCGATTCGTCGCAACATCGTCCTCTACGGTGACGCGAAGGTAGGCTTTGATGCATATCGAAACAGCAATGACGCTGCTGTCAGCCTGCAAGTTGGTGCAGCTTATCGGTTCTAG
- a CDS encoding extracellular solute-binding protein translates to MKRRSLLIGSSSVALAALVGGCRRRDNGLRVLFLEDSVPPQVLKAFRSALSQPLPLSFVPRPQLASIVEQLETWQTAESPQTADLVTLGDAWLTEAIQQKLIQPLEVSSIPGWERVPKPWQDLVTRDRQGALSAAGLVWGAPYRWGSVAIAFRRDKLDPLGWQPRDWADLWRPELAGMLSLPDSPRTVLGLVLKKLGRSVNEANLAAVPNLQNELAALDDQTKFYSSTDYLQPLLIDDTWAAVGWTTDILPVMQGDPRIGAVIPASGTMLFSDLWVRPARSPSTESDPGAIAESALAQWIDFCWQPETATRLSLQTAAASPIFALDASDLPADLRNRELRLPAESILQKSEFLLPLSPASAAQFRQAWSALPRQAWADPSAQQSRRSAA, encoded by the coding sequence ATGAAGCGGCGATCGCTCCTCATTGGCTCCAGCAGTGTAGCGCTTGCGGCCCTAGTGGGCGGATGCCGCCGCCGCGACAACGGGCTGCGGGTGTTGTTTCTCGAAGACTCGGTGCCGCCGCAGGTCTTGAAGGCATTCCGCAGCGCCCTCAGCCAGCCCCTACCGCTGAGCTTTGTGCCGCGCCCCCAGCTTGCCAGCATTGTTGAGCAGTTGGAAACCTGGCAAACGGCGGAGTCGCCGCAGACGGCCGACCTGGTGACGCTGGGTGATGCGTGGCTGACGGAGGCCATTCAGCAAAAGCTGATTCAGCCGCTGGAGGTGTCGTCCATTCCTGGCTGGGAGCGAGTGCCCAAGCCCTGGCAGGATTTGGTAACCCGCGATCGCCAGGGTGCGCTGAGCGCTGCGGGTCTGGTGTGGGGTGCGCCCTACCGCTGGGGCAGCGTGGCGATCGCCTTTCGCAGGGACAAGCTAGACCCCCTGGGCTGGCAACCGCGAGACTGGGCAGACCTATGGCGGCCAGAGCTAGCCGGAATGCTGTCGCTGCCCGATAGCCCCCGCACGGTGCTGGGGCTGGTGCTAAAGAAACTGGGTCGATCGGTCAATGAAGCAAACCTAGCGGCTGTTCCGAATTTGCAGAATGAACTGGCTGCCCTCGATGACCAGACCAAGTTCTACAGTTCTACCGATTATTTGCAGCCGCTGCTGATCGACGACACCTGGGCCGCCGTGGGCTGGACGACCGACATTCTGCCCGTGATGCAGGGCGACCCGCGCATTGGGGCGGTGATTCCCGCGTCGGGCACGATGCTGTTTAGCGATTTGTGGGTGCGTCCGGCGCGATCGCCCTCCACAGAGTCCGATCCGGGGGCGATCGCCGAATCTGCACTGGCCCAGTGGATCGACTTTTGCTGGCAGCCAGAAACCGCAACCCGCCTGTCGCTGCAAACGGCCGCTGCATCGCCCATTTTTGCGCTAGATGCGTCGGACTTGCCTGCGGACTTGCGAAACCGTGAGCTACGGCTGCCTGCCGAGTCCATTTTGCAGAAAAGCGAATTTCTCTTGCCGCTGTCGCCCGCTAGCGCTGCCCAATTTCGGCAGGCGTGGTCGGCGTTGCCGCGGCAGGCGTGGGCCGACCCGTCAGCCCAGCAATCCCGTCGGAGCGCAGCATGA